GGGGCTCTAAAATTGCTGTATAGATGTTTGagcttgggttggagcctgggctctgggaggagataAGTACATGTGGTTGTGGGATTGTTGGGGATAACAGGATAGGCGCTTACCTGGCCCTGTTTGAGACTAGGAAGCCCAACAAAATATGACTACCTTCCCGAACAAAACCAAGTTGGGCAGCCCTAGAGATGAGGAAAAGAGGAGAAGCTGAGAACCAATAACCAGTTGTGGATCCCTGATTCTCCTCCAGCCCCAAagcaggttagagcagcctgCAGGCTGCCTTAATTTGTGCCAACTGGTTACGGTCCCTAAAGACTACATCCCAGCTGGATATAGTGAGAACACATTGTTCTCAAGCCATTTTCTCCCTGCTCCTAACTTGCTCCTTTCTTCCCCAACGTGCTTCCATGCTGCAATGAGAAAAGTACTGAAGCAGGGGTTACACTTGTTCTATGACCCATGGGGACTCTCCCATGCCTGGAGAATCCCTACAGGATATGTGAATGGTTTCTGCTCCCTTAATGCCATCTGCATTGCCTAAATGGAGTGGAACAAGTCAGAGAATCTGCCCTCAAAATACTGATTGTGGTCCTTTGACTTTTTTGAACTAAAGCTTGGCCCTTAGGCTGAAAAAATTGGACCCCACTGGATTTGTTAATGTGGTCTGGGATACAGTTCCACTTATTTTAAACTTTTGACTGTTTTTTCTGAGTATGCTTGGCATTGATGGTGAACAGCTATGATGCAATACTTGATCTCATTCTGAATTTCTTTCTTAGGTTACTAATTTGTTCCTGATTTGACAATTTGTAAGTAATTAGTAAAACAGATAACTGCTAGAGATGTTATTTCTTTGGTATTCATGGTTGCTAAGCAGGtatcaaaaaacattttctaaagtGTTTAATACTCCATCAGCTCACAGCTGTAGTTTGCATTTTTGCACTGAATGAATGTAGTGGTCAAGCACTCTGGACTTGggttggagcctgagctctgggaggaGATAAGTACATGTGGTTATGGGAATGTTGGGGATAGCAGGATAGGAGCTTGACTGGCCCTGTTTGAGACTAGGGAGCACCAACAAAATGTGACTACCTTCCCGAACAAAACCAAGTTGGGCAGCCCTAGAGATGAGGAAAAGAGGAGAAGTTGCATTGCCCAAATGGAGTGGAACAGGGCAGAGAATCTGCCCCCAGAGTACTGATTGTGGCCCTTTGACTTTTTTGAACTAAAGCTTGGCCCTTAGGCTGAAAAAATTGGACCTTACTGGCTTTGTTAATGTGGTCTGGGATACAGTTCTACTTATTTTAAACTTCTGACTGTTATTTATGAGTATGCTTGGCACTGATGGCGAACAGCTATGATGCAATACTTGATCTCATTCTGAATTTCTTAGGTCACTAATTTGTTCCTGATTTGACAATTAGGGAATTTCTGACACTCTGGGAATTTTATGCAAGAGGGCCCTACCATTCCTTAGCACCAGTTAGCAGACACTATATTACGCTCTCTTTAAGCATAGTGAAGCAGCTGTGCATAATGCCTCCTAGTGCTCCCTCTGTTTGTTATCCCTAATGCAGGGCTGTGATTAGCATTCACCCATTTTTgctaaaatgtaattttttgtttCTCACTTATTCTGAATGCCACTTCTTTGGGACCTAAAGACACAGTTACTGATGTTCACAAGATATTATCTGCCTGAAGTTTTCATTTATTCTTTGTGTGTTTTCCTCTGAGCTGTCTGTTCCATGCAGTGAATGTTTTATTCCAGAGCATGTGATTTATACTTAATCTTCTGTTCAGACTATATTTTACATATGAGGACAAAATGAACCATTCTTGCATAAAATTCCTAACCCAACTTTTAGCTGCCCTCAACCCAGTCTCTATATTTGTGCCATCAAAACCCCTATTTATCAAGCAAACACGTGTGTACCTAACAAAGATTTGTGTGACTGAATTCCCATTTACCTACTGCTAAAAATATGGTCAAATATAGAAGTTCAGTTActtttgttttcatatttatgCACCCTTCAGTCTAAATTAGTATTTTAAGGTGTGTATTGTAACAGTGCCTATAGATTAAAACATTTGTCTCACATGCAAACCTCAAAGAGCTGTACATGGGGAAAACTACATTGATAAGAATAGATGGCATCCCCCCTTCAGCAACTCAGAGGCAGTGTGCACAGCTTGATTTTGGACACTACATTACAGCCAGTAGGTTGGCTGCAAACTGTTGTATCACCTCCCTTATACTTGCGTTGTGTTCTAGTCGATCAGTGTGTTTATCAGATCCACTGGCTGTTATCCTGACCTATGCAAAATACTTTCCCCATGTTTTGTGCAGAAAGTTTACCACTGAACCTCTTCTCCATGCAGAACTGTACAGTCCCAACTCCACTTTATGCAAAAAAGGTTGGGAACAGCTTTAAGGTTTTGACTTTCCTCAACTGTGGAAGGAGTTGCAGAATTTGTCTCTGCGTAAGTTGCACAGTACAAATTCTAAGACTGAAGCAGAGCACAAACCTGTTAAAGGACAACCTACTCACATCAAAATTATATTGAGACAAATTCTGCACTCACTTACCCTATTGGCTTCCTTGGGGTTGCAGGTGGTGGAAATATTGGCAGGATttgatcaatttaaaaaaaaaaaaaaagtctggccTTGTAACACGGGATCTGACACTTGTTTTGAACATTAATCTCAAAGATTTATCCTCTTAAGTGAATTTCTGTTGCACTTAGCTCTTTAGTGTACAAGAAGTGTTGTGTTTAACACATTCATTTAAAGAGATATACTTTATTCATGTATGGGTTGATGGACAGAAATGTATTAACaaatactcacttaaaatcctgtTTACTACAAGGATCAAAAAAGTGTTTTACTGTAATACGTATTGACACTTTACTCCCAAAATGGACAACAAAAATAACAGccctccattttgttttcccAAAACTAAAATGAGTAGTATTTCAGTAAATACGTGAGAAAAGTAAGATAGTACAATTTTACAGAGTATGCTGCATATTTGGGTAGTCATATACCCTACTTCTGTCAATGGCAGTGTTTATATAATTATGTTGAGTCAAACCACAAATTAACAAATGTTTTGTAAATGTTTCATCTTGTGGATGGTAGGTACACGGTACCATTTGGGAGGTAGGTGGTATAGCACCATATTCACTTGAAGTTGTTTTAAACAGTAAAAGCTGAGGGTTTGTCAAGAAATTGTTGGTAGTGAGTGTCTTTGGGTCCAACATACAGGAAAACACAGGATTGCCAGGATTTGCACAGGAAGGCAGTTGAACAGATTTGATTTTCTCCGTGTTGGTACTTGATGGTAGCATCTCAGCAGAAGTCATTTTCTTTTCCTAAATAAGAGATAATTTTGATGAGTTTCTTCTCTTTATAAATAACAGGACAAAATTAATATTTCAGTTAGATTCATATTAAatcattgtttttattaaacaaacagaTATTAGGAATCTGATCACTACATAAGTATATTATTAGTTTAATTACTTGTGTATGGAAAGTAATGTGTTTCCTGCAGAAGAaagctgcaggggaaaaaaagccatgAAACTAAAAGGAATTTTTCCCAACTTTCACAGAATTTTGTTGTATGCTTCTGCAGTGCATTGTACAGGTCACTTACATATTATTCAGCTATTTACCTGGATCCAGTTACTTTAGTGGTGTGCTATTTTAAAGATGGTAAATAGGTAAGCTCCAGCAAAAAGTGGCACAATGAAAAGAGGGTTATGTAGCATGCGAAACCCATGCTTAGATTCAGACTCATTCTTTCACTCAAATTTATAATACCTTCTTAGTGGGTTAGATTTTTGGGAAGGAGGAATAATAATGATAACACAGCATGTTACAGCTTCAGTATAATAATTCAGAAAGATTAACTTGCACAGGGGAAGGGGCTAAACAATGCTGCTTATATTTGTGGGAGAAGGGGCATTTTGCATAATtctaaactaaatgaattctAAATTCATTGTCCTAaagatttacatttatttttaaatggcttgATTCCAAGTAAGTGTAATTTTAGAGTAGTCTAGTAATTTACTGATACAATCCTCTGTGTAGGCACTGAAGTGAAGGAGCAGCTAATTCACATCTTTGTTTCTACTGTTTCTAGTTTTCTGTCAGTTTAGAAGGGCTGCATTTATAGTTTATATTGTGGAGGGCCTATTATATTGG
The Eretmochelys imbricata isolate rEreImb1 chromosome 10, rEreImb1.hap1, whole genome shotgun sequence genome window above contains:
- the PIERCE2 gene encoding piercer of microtubule wall 2 protein, with translation MELGQRAAPEGESRMEPLVCLCLGAGPAAGHFRGAAQSTVPGQAGSLPLHPGCTADQEPSEEKKMTSAEMLPSSTNTEKIKSVQLPSCANPGNPVFSCMLDPKTLTTNNFLTNPQLLLFKTTSSEYGAIPPTSQMVPCTYHPQDETFTKHLLICGLTQHNYINTAIDRSRVYDYPNMQHTL